A window from Bufo bufo chromosome 1, aBufBuf1.1, whole genome shotgun sequence encodes these proteins:
- the ZNHIT3 gene encoding zinc finger HIT domain-containing protein 3 isoform X2 codes for MVRRPCCTCSAESARYRCPRCRLQYCSVVCCKKHKETCLPKEEKEALSSSSFPDVMSTRGDLTGENDESDAISLQKLLLLGNVCHCLFPCFSLENYRRFYVANYICDDISYKTPSCQYIVLAV; via the exons ATGGTGCGGCGGCCGTGCTGCACGTGCTCCGCGGAGAGCGCCCGGTACCGGTGTCCGCGCTGCCGGCTCCAGTA ttgttcagtcgtctgctgtaagAAACATAAag AAACATGTCTtccaaaagaagaaaaagaagcccTCAGTTCATCAAGTTTTCCCGATGTGATGTCAACAAGAG GAGATTTAACTGGTGAAAATGATGAATCGGATGCCATTTCATTGCAAAAGCTCCTGCTGCTGGGTAATGTttgtcattgtctttttccttgcTTTTCATTAGAAAACTACAGACGCTTTTATGTGGCAAATTACATTTGTGATGACATTTCTTACAAAACCCCTTCC